From Chloroflexota bacterium, the proteins below share one genomic window:
- a CDS encoding transposase: MQLKQVIPWQCFTYKLIKYYQGQGQQGRPPYDPALVLKMLLLAYLYNLSERQVEEYSNFYLPAKHFLALSFSTQNVTKMLRFSQMIISPREPCLIEKMAIDERYKYPRVKQKPYLREAQGTQPDARRDGAGHWSGVAAGLIITVRRQHATRVDRVGSNRWHQPRMGLGRLNWP; encoded by the coding sequence GTGCAACTGAAGCAGGTCATCCCCTGGCAATGTTTCACCTACAAACTGATTAAGTATTACCAAGGGCAAGGACAGCAGGGCCGACCGCCTTACGATCCCGCCCTCGTGCTCAAGATGCTTCTGCTTGCTTACCTCTACAACCTCTCGGAGCGCCAAGTGGAAGAGTATAGCAACTTCTACCTGCCTGCCAAGCACTTCTTAGCGCTTTCTTTCAGCACGCAAAATGTCACTAAAATGTTACGGTTCAGTCAAATGATAATATCACCGAGGGAACCGTGCCTAATAGAGAAGATGGCCATTGACGAGCGATACAAGTATCCACGCGTCAAGCAGAAGCCATATCTCCGGGAAGCGCAAGGAACACAGCCAGATGCGAGACGAGATGGAGCAGGTCACTGGAGCGGAGTTGCAGCCGGCCTGATCATCACAGTTCGTCGCCAGCATGCTACGCGAGTTGATCGCGTCGGGAGCAATCGGTGGCATCAACCGCGAATGGGCCTGGGAAGGCTCAACTGGCCGTGA
- a CDS encoding transposase produces MRVLVSDGAVSYRYVLDRVLRWAKQQRSLFHLWRNISPHLQAFAERAADEAMDILQDMLHAVWDALSLQEAQEAFSALQSVWSHVPSLQPAIQLIGKALEEALLHTSQVVDGMGRTSNVAERFFRRYRQRVRRMGCFMSNGGCDAFNLLWLTYINLEPYQLRREQKRTYRYPGLCPLQVAATDTQAVTWLDALGI; encoded by the coding sequence GTGCGCGTGCTCGTGAGCGACGGAGCCGTTTCTTATCGCTATGTCTTGGATCGGGTCTTGCGCTGGGCCAAACAGCAGCGCAGCCTCTTTCACCTGTGGCGCAACATCAGCCCGCACCTGCAAGCCTTCGCCGAACGAGCCGCCGACGAAGCTATGGACATCCTCCAAGATATGCTCCATGCCGTCTGGGATGCACTCTCCCTCCAGGAAGCCCAAGAAGCTTTCTCAGCCCTCCAAAGCGTATGGTCTCATGTCCCCTCCTTGCAGCCAGCCATTCAACTCATCGGCAAGGCCCTAGAAGAAGCCCTGTTGCACACTAGCCAGGTGGTAGACGGCATGGGCCGTACCAGTAACGTCGCTGAACGCTTCTTCCGACGCTACCGACAACGAGTGCGCCGCATGGGTTGCTTCATGAGCAACGGCGGATGCGATGCTTTCAACCTCCTCTGGCTCACGTACATCAACCTGGAGCCTTATCAACTGCGCCGGGAGCAAAAACGAACCTATCGCTATCCCGGTTTGTGCCCGCTGCAGGTGGCAGCAACAGATACGCAAGCCGTCACCTGGCTAGATGCGCTCGGCATCTGA
- a CDS encoding response regulator transcription factor: protein MESEVKDKILVVEDDPILLETLQYNLRRQGYSVITATDGMSAVELARRERPDVILLDVMIPKIDGFEVCRILRQEMNIPILMLTARDEEIDKVVGLEVGADDYMTKPFSMRELLARVKALLRRVRLIREDMAMAAAPDAKRFVFGDLVLDLTRAELRRAGTIVPLKPKEYELLVFLARNRGRVLSRDLILERVWGWDFAGGTRTVDVHIRWLREKIEPDPAHPTRIVTVRGLGYRFEG, encoded by the coding sequence ATGGAGTCAGAAGTCAAGGACAAGATCTTGGTCGTAGAGGATGATCCTATTCTCCTCGAGACGCTGCAGTACAACCTGCGCCGTCAAGGTTATTCGGTTATCACAGCCACCGATGGGATGAGTGCGGTAGAGCTAGCCCGAAGGGAACGCCCAGATGTAATCCTCCTGGATGTGATGATTCCCAAGATAGATGGGTTTGAGGTGTGCCGCATCTTGCGCCAGGAGATGAACATACCCATTCTCATGCTCACCGCTCGTGATGAGGAAATTGACAAGGTTGTAGGCCTGGAAGTGGGTGCGGACGATTACATGACCAAGCCTTTTTCCATGCGAGAGCTCCTGGCTAGAGTGAAGGCTCTGCTGCGCCGCGTGCGCTTGATCAGAGAGGATATGGCAATGGCGGCCGCGCCTGATGCCAAAAGGTTCGTTTTTGGTGATCTGGTTCTGGATCTGACCCGAGCTGAGCTGCGGCGAGCAGGTACGATTGTGCCCCTCAAGCCAAAGGAGTACGAACTTCTTGTCTTCTTAGCGCGTAACCGTGGCAGGGTCTTGTCCCGTGATTTGATCCTCGAGCGTGTGTGGGGCTGGGACTTTGCTGGGGGAACCAGAACGGTAGATGTGCATATCCGCTGGTTGCGCGAGAAGATCGAACCTGACCCCGCACACCCGACGCGCATTGTTACTGTGCGTGGCCTTGGATACCGTTTTGAAGGATAG
- a CDS encoding HAMP domain-containing protein, protein MFHNIRWRIAIPYILLVALIMIALTIYLNHFLHEVYKADVQAQLLSEARLVGNALERSIAQGATADELDALASQWAREIEARITIIAPDGVVLGDSHEDRARMDNHLWRPEVQQALAEGRGNSARFSATLGYEMMYTAVLVKSDETITAIVRVARPLRQVELYTARLHQSILLVAIAASVVAAFLALLIVERTVSPIRRLTSEAEQMAGGDLSVSVTPVTRDEIGQLGRAFNRMAAQLREKMTALEEEKNLFATVQAYMADGALIVDGAGRILLINAAAARLLGTTEKEAMGRSFAQIVRHHRIIELVRRSQDDGQEQEDTVEMYRQGPFLRVIVTPIRGGGKAGILVILQDLTQIRRLETIRRDFVSNVSHELRTPLASLKALVETLRDGALDDKEAALRFLNRMETEVDALTQMVKELLELSRIESGQVPLQLTSAAVAEVVLPPVERLRPQAERAGLHLSVTIPSALPPVHADIERVQQVITNLVHNAIKFTPSGGQVEISAEVVGQEMVISVRDTGMGISAEDLPRIFERFYKADRARSGEGTGLGLAIAKHIVQAHGGRIWAQSEGEDQGSTFSFTLPLWND, encoded by the coding sequence ATGTTCCACAACATCCGTTGGCGTATAGCCATTCCCTATATACTGCTTGTGGCCTTGATCATGATCGCCCTCACAATCTATCTGAACCATTTCCTGCACGAGGTGTACAAGGCTGATGTGCAAGCGCAGCTTCTTTCCGAAGCGCGTTTGGTTGGCAATGCTTTGGAACGATCTATAGCACAAGGAGCAACAGCAGATGAATTGGACGCCTTGGCTAGTCAATGGGCACGTGAGATCGAGGCACGTATCACCATTATTGCACCCGATGGCGTTGTGCTGGGCGATTCGCATGAAGATCGGGCGCGCATGGATAATCACCTGTGGCGGCCAGAAGTTCAACAAGCCCTGGCTGAGGGACGAGGTAACAGCGCGCGTTTTAGTGCAACCCTAGGGTACGAGATGATGTACACTGCAGTTCTGGTAAAGTCGGATGAGACAATCACGGCTATTGTCCGAGTGGCGCGTCCTTTACGCCAGGTCGAGCTCTATACGGCGCGACTGCATCAGAGCATCTTGTTAGTTGCAATAGCAGCGTCCGTAGTTGCAGCATTTCTTGCCTTGCTCATTGTCGAGCGCACTGTGAGTCCTATTCGTCGGCTAACCAGCGAGGCCGAACAAATGGCGGGAGGTGATTTGAGCGTTTCGGTAACTCCAGTCACACGCGATGAAATAGGGCAATTGGGCAGAGCTTTCAATCGCATGGCGGCGCAACTTCGGGAAAAGATGACCGCGTTGGAAGAGGAGAAGAACCTTTTCGCTACTGTTCAGGCGTACATGGCGGATGGTGCGCTCATCGTGGATGGTGCCGGGCGAATTTTATTGATCAATGCTGCTGCGGCTAGGCTGCTGGGCACAACTGAAAAAGAGGCAATGGGGCGCTCTTTTGCTCAGATAGTTCGACATCATAGAATAATCGAGTTGGTACGACGCAGCCAGGATGACGGCCAGGAACAAGAGGACACTGTTGAGATGTACCGCCAAGGGCCTTTCCTGCGGGTTATCGTGACCCCTATCCGTGGTGGAGGCAAAGCCGGAATTCTGGTCATTCTTCAAGACCTTACCCAGATTCGGCGGCTAGAAACGATACGACGCGATTTTGTCAGCAACGTCTCGCATGAACTCCGTACTCCTCTTGCCTCGCTGAAGGCATTAGTAGAAACACTGCGCGATGGAGCTTTAGATGACAAGGAAGCGGCCCTGCGCTTTCTAAACCGCATGGAGACCGAGGTGGATGCACTCACTCAGATGGTGAAGGAGCTGTTAGAGTTGTCACGTATTGAGTCAGGGCAAGTTCCTTTGCAATTGACGTCTGCGGCGGTAGCAGAGGTGGTATTGCCGCCCGTGGAGCGGCTGCGCCCTCAAGCTGAGCGTGCCGGGTTGCATCTGAGTGTTACTATTCCGTCAGCTCTTCCCCCTGTGCATGCGGATATCGAACGAGTGCAACAAGTCATCACGAACTTGGTGCACAATGCGATCAAATTCACTCCATCGGGCGGTCAAGTGGAAATCTCGGCGGAGGTTGTAGGGCAGGAGATGGTCATTTCCGTGCGTGATACCGGTATGGGCATCTCTGCGGAGGACCTGCCTCGTATCTTTGAACGTTTCTACAAAGCAGACCGCGCACGATCTGGTGAGGGCACGGGACTTGGGCTAGCCATTGCAAAGCACATTGTTCAAGCTCATGGCGGACGCATCTGGGCTCAGAGCGAAGGTGAGGATCAGGGAAGCACATTCTCTTTTACATTGCCTCTGTGGAACGATTAA
- the pstS gene encoding phosphate ABC transporter substrate-binding protein PstS family protein, whose translation MRRILFVTLLLSLLLSACTPAQPTATPTPSPILVPKSTPTQAPTVVPTKPATGIVLPEVNPLEVKGDIVTAGSSTVYPLSEAIAEMFKDEGYKGNITIDSIGSGAGFERFCKAGETDIANASRPIKSSEVDSCRAIGREPIAFRIGTDAVAVVVSKRNTFLQNVTMEQLAKIFSNEAMRWSDVDPSWPKENILRFSPGTDSGTFDFFVEEVLGKKKELLLEAANLQLSEDDNVLVQGVLGSPYAIGYFGFAYYQENADKMNVLSIDGIAPTPETVDSGKYPLARPLFIYSTAKIMREKPQVAAFINYYLTNVNEVIRKVGYFPASEEALNASKKAWLEAVGQ comes from the coding sequence ATGCGCAGAATTCTGTTTGTAACCCTACTGTTGTCGTTACTGCTTTCGGCGTGCACCCCCGCACAGCCAACGGCAACACCCACACCATCGCCTATCCTCGTACCGAAGAGCACACCAACGCAAGCGCCCACCGTAGTGCCGACCAAGCCTGCCACGGGTATTGTACTTCCGGAGGTGAATCCTCTCGAGGTCAAGGGCGATATTGTAACGGCAGGCAGTTCTACTGTGTACCCTCTTTCCGAGGCGATTGCCGAGATGTTCAAAGATGAAGGATACAAAGGAAACATCACCATTGACAGCATTGGCAGTGGTGCGGGATTTGAGCGCTTCTGCAAGGCAGGGGAGACGGACATTGCCAACGCCAGCCGTCCGATCAAGAGCAGCGAGGTAGATTCTTGTCGGGCAATTGGTCGCGAGCCCATCGCGTTTCGCATTGGCACGGATGCAGTAGCGGTAGTGGTTAGCAAGAGGAACACCTTCTTACAGAATGTGACTATGGAGCAGTTGGCAAAAATCTTTTCGAACGAAGCAATGAGGTGGTCGGATGTAGATCCATCATGGCCGAAGGAGAACATCCTGCGCTTCAGTCCTGGGACGGACAGTGGCACGTTTGACTTCTTCGTGGAAGAGGTCTTAGGCAAGAAGAAAGAGTTGTTGCTGGAAGCAGCCAATCTGCAGCTCAGCGAGGATGACAATGTGCTTGTGCAGGGTGTGTTGGGCAGCCCGTATGCGATCGGGTACTTTGGCTTTGCCTATTATCAGGAGAATGCAGACAAGATGAACGTGCTTTCGATTGATGGAATTGCTCCTACGCCAGAGACAGTGGACAGTGGCAAGTATCCATTGGCACGACCACTATTCATCTACTCAACAGCGAAGATCATGCGCGAGAAGCCTCAGGTGGCAGCGTTCATCAACTACTACCTGACCAATGTCAACGAGGTGATCCGCAAGGTTGGATACTTCCCGGCCAGCGAAGAGGCCCTGAATGCTTCCAAGAAAGCTTGGCTAGAAGCAGTGGGTCAGTAG
- the pstC gene encoding phosphate ABC transporter permease subunit PstC, with protein sequence MGTRSKKEETAPRYLRKRRRVRESLIQTFLYFCAGVSILTTLALVIVLGEESWLFFGSHEVDLREFFTTTVWQPAIGRFGVWPLVNATMMTTTIAMLVALPLGLAVAIYLSEYASERARSVLKPTLEILAGIPTVVYGYFALTFMTPLLRAIFGDNVVEIYNTASAGMVMGILILPLVSSMSEDALSAVPRSLREASYAMGATKLETAVQVVVPAALSGIAAAFILAVSRAVGETMIVAIAAGAGPAFTFNPFKAAETMTGHIVRISGGDLSYDSIDYNSLFALGLLLFLITLTLNFISRLFVERFREVYE encoded by the coding sequence ATGGGCACACGAAGTAAGAAGGAAGAGACAGCCCCACGCTATCTGCGCAAGCGCAGACGCGTAAGGGAAAGCCTTATTCAGACCTTTCTTTATTTCTGCGCGGGAGTCTCGATTCTAACAACGCTTGCACTGGTGATCGTGCTAGGGGAGGAATCCTGGCTTTTCTTTGGCAGCCACGAGGTTGATCTCCGCGAGTTTTTCACCACCACGGTTTGGCAACCGGCCATTGGACGTTTTGGAGTCTGGCCTCTGGTGAATGCCACGATGATGACCACAACCATCGCAATGCTCGTTGCTCTTCCACTAGGGCTGGCCGTAGCAATCTATCTTAGCGAGTACGCTTCTGAGCGTGCGCGCAGCGTACTGAAACCTACCCTGGAGATACTGGCTGGTATTCCAACGGTTGTCTATGGGTACTTTGCACTTACCTTTATGACTCCTCTCCTGCGGGCTATCTTCGGAGACAACGTGGTGGAGATCTACAACACGGCTTCGGCGGGCATGGTCATGGGCATTCTCATCTTACCCTTGGTCAGTTCCATGTCCGAGGATGCACTTAGCGCCGTTCCGCGTTCGTTGCGTGAGGCTTCGTATGCTATGGGAGCGACCAAACTGGAAACGGCAGTGCAGGTAGTAGTGCCGGCAGCGCTTTCGGGCATCGCGGCTGCATTTATCCTAGCAGTCTCACGCGCCGTCGGCGAAACGATGATCGTGGCTATTGCTGCAGGTGCGGGACCAGCCTTCACTTTCAACCCGTTCAAAGCCGCAGAGACCATGACCGGACACATCGTGCGCATCAGCGGTGGCGATCTGAGTTATGATTCCATTGACTACAACAGTCTATTTGCTCTCGGATTGCTGCTGTTCCTCATTACATTGACGCTCAACTTCATCAGCCGTCTTTTTGTAGAGCGTTTCCGGGAGGTGTATGAATGA
- the pstA gene encoding phosphate ABC transporter permease PstA, which yields MNTPVKCRVYPLEGYLPEGESLQHQIALRHRKGKVWHWLFLTSTIIGIIVLTALLYNIIDQSFGLVVVQNQIDPETLAINGVPLENLTKEQLVSILEQYVSKGVMRRLESEIPFAVRDWENVYQLVQERVIRPEIVLTWRLTESILHRNEIAALVAEQYPKGKLQFRAWINPDFIRGHQSSVPALAGVRTAILGSLWVISITILVAFPLGLGAAIYLEEYAKDNVVTRFIQTNISNLGGVPSIIYGMLGLAVFVRALEPLTSGAIFGVGDPATANGRTVLSASLTLVLLVLPLLITNAREAIRAVPRSLREASYALGATRWETTWHHVLPYAMPGILTGTILAISRAIGETAPLVVVGASTFVSLDPASPFSKFTVLPVQIYQWTSRPQSQFRHVAAAAIIVLLLLLLSLNSFAVLLRNRYRRSV from the coding sequence ATGAACACCCCCGTGAAATGTCGAGTATATCCTTTAGAGGGTTATCTTCCTGAGGGAGAATCCCTTCAGCACCAGATCGCCTTGCGCCACCGGAAAGGCAAGGTATGGCATTGGTTGTTTTTAACATCTACCATTATCGGAATCATTGTATTGACGGCTCTGCTCTACAATATCATAGACCAGTCTTTCGGCCTAGTGGTCGTTCAGAATCAGATCGATCCAGAGACCCTTGCGATCAATGGAGTTCCTCTGGAGAATCTGACTAAAGAACAACTGGTGTCTATTCTAGAGCAGTACGTTTCCAAGGGAGTGATGCGACGATTGGAAAGCGAAATCCCCTTTGCCGTGCGCGACTGGGAAAATGTCTATCAACTGGTGCAGGAAAGGGTGATTAGACCCGAGATTGTGCTGACTTGGCGGCTTACGGAATCCATCCTTCATCGAAATGAGATCGCAGCCCTTGTTGCGGAACAATACCCGAAGGGAAAGTTACAGTTCCGCGCATGGATCAATCCCGATTTTATTCGCGGGCATCAGTCCAGCGTGCCAGCCCTAGCAGGCGTTCGCACCGCTATTCTTGGTTCTTTGTGGGTAATTTCCATCACCATTCTAGTAGCGTTTCCACTGGGGCTGGGTGCAGCCATTTATCTGGAAGAATATGCAAAAGACAATGTCGTGACGCGCTTTATCCAAACGAACATTAGCAATCTGGGCGGTGTGCCGTCCATCATCTACGGAATGCTGGGCTTGGCAGTCTTTGTACGGGCTTTGGAGCCATTGACAAGCGGCGCCATCTTTGGAGTTGGCGACCCTGCCACCGCCAACGGGCGTACGGTGCTTTCTGCCTCCTTGACATTGGTCCTGCTTGTTCTTCCTTTGCTTATCACCAATGCTCGAGAAGCTATTCGGGCGGTGCCTCGATCGCTTCGTGAGGCGAGTTATGCTTTGGGTGCAACCAGATGGGAGACAACCTGGCACCATGTGCTTCCCTATGCTATGCCGGGCATTCTCACGGGTACTATTCTAGCGATTTCGCGAGCCATTGGAGAGACTGCGCCCCTCGTAGTAGTAGGAGCATCCACTTTCGTCTCGCTAGACCCCGCTAGCCCGTTTTCCAAGTTTACTGTTTTGCCGGTTCAGATATACCAATGGACCTCTCGACCTCAAAGCCAATTCCGCCATGTTGCAGCGGCAGCGATCATTGTCCTATTGCTCTTGCTTCTTTCGCTCAATTCATTCGCTGTGTTGCTCCGCAACCGATACAGGAGGTCAGTGTAA